From Paenibacillus polymyxa, the proteins below share one genomic window:
- a CDS encoding class I SAM-dependent methyltransferase gives MLQDWEKREEEKQMMLREKQAELLVTTGDSPSDEVVERAKLLAAELGVLYAPRRGISVAKLIAAHRVRQALVLVQGGVRLISPEQPPMVFHPSMGFIRAKRVLKGEADPMLTAARLTPGDTVLDCTAGLGTDSLLFSIGTGSSGQVTAVESSFPVYALIKDGMRHYRSGNAAVDRAFSDIDVRFGHHLDYLRSLPNRSVDIIYFDPMFRDPLLDSSAIGPLRGLANPDALNEESIAHAKRVARKTIVLKEKRGSGEFARLGFRVEQRGTTKTVYGVIDIDSGI, from the coding sequence ATGTTGCAGGATTGGGAAAAACGTGAAGAAGAAAAGCAGATGATGCTTCGTGAGAAACAAGCTGAATTACTGGTCACGACAGGAGATTCTCCCTCGGACGAGGTTGTGGAGCGTGCGAAGCTGCTTGCAGCCGAGCTTGGGGTGCTGTACGCCCCACGTCGTGGCATATCAGTAGCTAAGCTAATCGCTGCTCACAGAGTCCGTCAGGCTCTGGTGCTGGTGCAGGGCGGGGTGAGGCTGATTAGTCCGGAACAACCACCGATGGTTTTTCATCCAAGTATGGGATTCATTCGAGCCAAAAGGGTATTAAAGGGCGAGGCTGATCCGATGTTGACGGCTGCCCGACTTACCCCGGGTGATACCGTGCTGGATTGCACGGCCGGGCTAGGTACGGATTCACTTTTATTTTCCATTGGAACGGGAAGTTCTGGACAAGTCACAGCTGTGGAGAGTTCCTTCCCTGTCTATGCATTAATCAAGGATGGGATGAGACATTACCGTTCCGGTAATGCTGCAGTAGATAGAGCCTTTTCCGACATTGACGTTCGTTTTGGTCATCATCTGGACTATTTGCGTAGCTTGCCGAACCGCAGTGTAGATATTATTTATTTTGACCCGATGTTCCGTGATCCGTTGCTTGATTCCAGTGCAATCGGTCCATTGAGAGGATTGGCCAATCCAGATGCATTGAATGAAGAAAGTATTGCTCATGCGAAAAGGGTTGCAAGAAAAACAATTGTATTGAAAGAAAAAAGGGGTAGCGGAGAGTTTGCCCGCCTCGGCTTCCGTGTGGAGCAACGGGGCACAACGAAAACAGTGTACGGAGTGATTGATATTGACAGTGGCATCTAA
- the mutL gene encoding DNA mismatch repair endonuclease MutL — protein MSKIRVLDEHIANQIAAGEVVERPASVVKELVENAIDAGGTRVDVWVEEGGLQSIRVTDNGSGIEPEDVETAFYRHATSKIGHGRDLFQITSLGFRGEALPSIAAVSKVELLTAAGDDGRARKLVIEGGKLVLHEDAAGRQGTDFTVRDLFYNTPARLKYMKTIQTELGHISDVLYRMALSHPEVAFTLRHNGNTLLQTLGNGDLLQVIAAIYGTSAAKSMLMVEGESLDYRISGYVSRPEWTRSNRNAISTVVNGRFVRSYGLNQALLKAYHTLLPINRYPLAVIQLNMHPSLVDVNVHPAKLEVRFSKEAELFQLVEDSVKAVLGQQVLIPKAVKREIGGKDSGSFVQEQFHFSKGNGAEVDASSDNGHNRTLPLSMASPQVQESTQSNHLTSNEEKKKISQEREQHPSRERSHSVNGQANTLARQSISDDELDADFVEENNGSDDRGSVSLPDGMTTRISTGDHAETDVSSSYSEGIQETAASAAYRSSVSPLADNTTKFTDQKTHQERLKTEQLAALSGAAPEVPTFPELNLIGQHHGTYLIAQNDQGLYLIDQHAAHERVNYEFYYEKFGNPESVSQELLLPITLEFTPSETEKLKTRLHWFEQAGVYLEHFGGQTFRVSSYPYWLPKGEEADVIEEMAGWVLEEKAIDLAKLREAASIMCSCRASIKANQKLTDRQAVVLLERLAACKQPYTCPHGRPIVVSFSTYDLEKLFKRVM, from the coding sequence ATGTCTAAAATTCGAGTGCTAGATGAGCATATTGCGAACCAGATTGCTGCCGGTGAGGTCGTGGAACGTCCAGCCTCCGTCGTGAAGGAACTGGTGGAAAATGCGATTGATGCGGGCGGTACACGAGTGGACGTATGGGTAGAAGAGGGCGGCCTGCAAAGTATTCGGGTGACGGATAATGGCAGTGGGATAGAGCCCGAAGACGTGGAAACGGCATTTTATCGGCACGCGACAAGCAAAATCGGACATGGCCGCGACCTATTCCAAATCACAAGTCTCGGCTTCCGGGGAGAGGCATTGCCCAGTATAGCGGCTGTATCGAAAGTAGAGCTGCTTACAGCAGCAGGAGATGACGGCCGTGCCCGTAAACTGGTGATTGAGGGCGGTAAACTGGTACTTCACGAGGATGCTGCTGGTAGGCAGGGGACGGATTTTACCGTACGCGATCTGTTTTATAATACACCTGCACGGCTAAAATATATGAAAACAATCCAGACGGAGTTGGGGCACATTTCGGATGTATTGTACCGAATGGCGCTTTCGCACCCGGAAGTGGCCTTCACATTGCGGCATAATGGTAATACATTGTTACAAACGCTAGGTAATGGTGATTTGCTCCAAGTGATTGCTGCTATTTACGGAACTTCTGCAGCAAAATCAATGTTGATGGTGGAAGGAGAAAGCCTTGATTACCGAATAAGCGGCTATGTCAGTCGCCCAGAGTGGACCCGATCGAATCGCAATGCAATTTCGACAGTAGTGAATGGACGATTTGTGCGAAGCTATGGGCTCAATCAGGCACTGCTCAAGGCGTATCATACTTTGTTGCCGATCAATCGTTATCCGCTGGCTGTGATCCAACTAAACATGCATCCTTCTTTGGTGGATGTTAACGTCCATCCAGCCAAGCTGGAGGTGAGGTTCAGTAAAGAAGCTGAACTGTTTCAGTTGGTTGAAGATTCGGTAAAAGCTGTTTTAGGGCAGCAAGTGCTGATTCCGAAGGCAGTTAAACGCGAAATTGGCGGTAAGGATAGTGGCTCGTTTGTGCAGGAGCAGTTTCATTTCTCGAAAGGAAATGGTGCAGAAGTAGATGCTTCTTCGGATAATGGTCATAATCGAACGCTACCTCTTTCTATGGCTTCGCCGCAGGTCCAGGAATCGACACAATCCAATCACTTGACCAGTAATGAAGAGAAGAAGAAGATTAGCCAGGAGCGTGAGCAACATCCGAGTAGGGAGAGGAGCCATTCAGTCAATGGACAGGCAAACACTCTCGCTCGTCAAAGTATCAGTGATGACGAACTGGATGCAGATTTTGTGGAAGAAAACAACGGGAGTGATGATAGAGGGAGCGTGTCACTTCCTGATGGGATGACTACACGGATATCCACAGGAGATCATGCCGAAACAGATGTCTCTTCCTCGTACAGCGAAGGGATACAGGAAACGGCTGCTTCTGCCGCTTACCGTTCTTCTGTTTCCCCCCTTGCAGACAACACTACTAAATTCACGGATCAGAAGACGCACCAGGAACGTCTGAAGACAGAGCAATTGGCAGCGTTGTCGGGGGCAGCTCCTGAGGTGCCTACTTTTCCTGAGCTGAATTTAATCGGTCAGCACCATGGAACCTATCTGATTGCACAGAACGACCAGGGCTTGTATTTAATTGATCAGCATGCCGCCCATGAACGGGTCAATTACGAATTTTATTACGAAAAATTTGGCAATCCTGAATCAGTATCACAGGAGTTGTTACTGCCAATTACATTGGAATTTACGCCTTCCGAAACGGAAAAATTGAAAACAAGGTTGCATTGGTTTGAACAGGCGGGGGTGTATTTGGAACATTTTGGCGGGCAAACCTTCCGTGTCAGCTCATATCCGTACTGGCTCCCCAAAGGAGAAGAAGCGGATGTCATTGAGGAAATGGCTGGATGGGTGCTGGAGGAAAAAGCCATTGATCTAGCTAAACTGCGGGAGGCAGCCTCAATCATGTGCTCCTGCCGGGCTTCGATTAAAGCAAATCAGAAGCTGACTGACCGACAGGCCGTCGTGCTGTTAGAACGTTTGGCAGCCTGCAAACAACCCTATACCTGCCCCCATGGGCGCCCCATCGTTGTTTCCTTTTCCACATATGATTTGGAGAAGCTGTTTAAAAGAGTAATGTAA
- a CDS encoding DUF402 domain-containing protein, translated as MKRKFGDRANWRRITNRKFACRYVESDAFTGYVTLYTILSLKEPLWKSYGGHTFCIADKGYSWLQYYPKGKHYVVTAMFDNREQIVEWYIDTCRNQGVTDQGVPWFDDLYLDVVVLKNGEIFLVDEDELEEALQRGHISTQEAELANRTAADLLHQIDAHMFPYFKMSLKHRAEWFHNGDFKRER; from the coding sequence ATGAAGCGCAAATTCGGAGACCGGGCCAACTGGCGAAGAATCACCAATCGCAAGTTTGCTTGCCGGTATGTAGAAAGTGATGCGTTTACAGGATATGTGACCCTGTATACTATTTTGAGTCTCAAGGAGCCATTATGGAAAAGTTATGGTGGTCATACGTTTTGCATAGCCGATAAAGGTTATTCCTGGTTGCAATATTATCCAAAAGGTAAGCATTATGTGGTGACTGCTATGTTTGACAATCGAGAGCAAATCGTCGAATGGTACATTGATACCTGCCGAAATCAAGGAGTAACCGATCAAGGAGTTCCTTGGTTTGATGATTTGTATTTGGATGTGGTCGTGCTTAAAAACGGTGAAATCTTTCTGGTGGATGAGGATGAACTGGAGGAGGCGCTACAACGGGGGCATATTTCTACGCAAGAAGCAGAATTGGCTAACCGAACAGCGGCTGACCTGTTACATCAGATCGATGCTCACATGTTCCCCTATTTTAAAATGTCGCTGAAACACCGGGCAGAATGGTTTCATAACGGTGATTTCAAGAGAGAACGGTGA
- the hfq gene encoding RNA chaperone Hfq has translation MNKSINIQDTFLNQLRKDSIPVTVYLINGFQVRGTIKAFDNFTIVIDSDGKQQLIYKHAISTFTPQRNVSLVQQDNASDN, from the coding sequence ATGAACAAGTCTATTAATATCCAAGATACGTTTCTGAACCAATTGCGCAAGGATTCTATACCTGTGACGGTATACCTCATCAATGGATTTCAGGTGCGAGGAACGATTAAAGCATTTGACAATTTTACAATCGTTATTGATTCGGATGGAAAGCAACAGCTGATCTACAAGCATGCCATCTCCACCTTTACACCGCAACGCAACGTATCGCTTGTACAACAAGATAACGCCAGCGATAACTGA
- the miaA gene encoding tRNA (adenosine(37)-N6)-dimethylallyltransferase MiaA, with protein sequence MTVASKPKLLVLVGPTAVGKTKLSIEMARQFDAEIISGDSMQVYRHMDIGTAKISEQEMKGIKHHLIDIHEPEYPYSVAQFQEDCRRLIPDIQSRGKLPFIVGGTGLYVESVCYEYQFSEVGADEAFRQEQLDYADQYGADALHARLQAVDPESALRLHPNDRRRVVRALEIYHVSGTTLSSQLASQKKESPYQLCIVGLTMDRQMLYKRIEDRIDGMLDQGLVAEVTSLMERGVRSDAISMQGLGYKEISSYLRGEVSLEEAVTWLKRDTRHFAKRQLSWFRHMKDIQWVDVTDFENFSAHAARIHEIIAGKFRTDLEYTSKQSK encoded by the coding sequence TTGACAGTGGCATCTAAGCCTAAACTACTTGTTCTTGTTGGCCCGACTGCGGTTGGCAAGACGAAACTAAGCATCGAAATGGCTCGACAATTTGACGCGGAAATTATTTCCGGGGATTCCATGCAGGTATACCGTCATATGGACATTGGAACTGCCAAAATTTCCGAACAGGAAATGAAAGGAATCAAGCACCATTTAATCGATATTCATGAGCCTGAATACCCATATTCAGTAGCCCAATTTCAGGAAGACTGTCGTCGTCTCATACCTGATATTCAATCTAGAGGAAAGCTACCTTTCATCGTAGGCGGGACAGGTTTGTATGTAGAATCGGTTTGCTATGAATACCAGTTTTCTGAGGTAGGGGCAGATGAAGCTTTTCGTCAGGAACAGCTTGACTATGCCGATCAGTATGGAGCCGACGCGCTTCATGCGCGACTACAGGCAGTTGATCCCGAAAGTGCACTTCGTCTGCACCCAAATGATCGTCGTCGAGTCGTGAGAGCGCTGGAAATTTACCATGTTAGCGGAACAACACTTAGCTCTCAACTTGCCAGTCAAAAAAAGGAATCTCCCTACCAACTCTGCATCGTAGGTTTGACAATGGATAGGCAAATGCTATATAAACGTATTGAAGACCGAATTGACGGGATGCTCGATCAAGGGCTTGTTGCTGAGGTAACCTCCTTAATGGAACGGGGAGTGCGAAGCGATGCCATCTCCATGCAAGGTCTAGGCTATAAAGAGATATCCTCCTACCTGCGGGGAGAGGTGTCTTTGGAGGAGGCGGTGACTTGGCTAAAACGGGATACGCGTCATTTTGCGAAGCGACAGCTCTCGTGGTTTCGCCATATGAAGGATATCCAGTGGGTAGATGTCACTGATTTCGAAAATTTTTCTGCTCATGCAGCCCGAATACACGAAATTATAGCAGGAAAGTTCCGGACAGACCTTGAATATACTTCAAAACAATCCAAATGA
- a CDS encoding PBP1A family penicillin-binding protein, which translates to MPNDSLSRSGNRNRNTSKEKPKGKKKKITGKRVGWTLFITAALAIFCALGGYLFVMVNGEKIYKANKDKITVNETSKVYDRNGVLMGELSVQKSDPVKSEEIPPLLKKAFIATEDKRFMEHQGVDIWSIGRAAVKDIVARSAVEGGSTLTQQLAKNLFLTRDKTFFRKATEVSIAMALERNLTKDEIITLYLNRIWFGRSYSGIKAASEGYFGVSNLNELKLWQVATLAAIPKGPSKYNPISNPENSKARRAVVLQLMFEQGMIGKQEMEEAKAINYDYKQPEKVQKYQNFMEYVMDEAEDALPGVSGNDLIIGGYKIHTTMDAQAQNALDQAMADDDMFEKSPDDQPVQASMVIINNQTGGIAAMAPGRDYKKGTFNRATQSRRQPGSAFKPIVAYAPALESGKFTIDTPLSNERQSFNGYSPKNLHGYSSTISMMDAITKSENIPPVWLLNQIGVEKGVQFAESVGIPMDKNDHSLAIALGGLSKGTNTLEMAQAYSAFANKGQFQKAYSIKQINNSDDQVVYTHNEESKSVMSEKTAYEMTKMMQNVVNSGTGRKARIDWPVAGKTGTTQSGISGNSGNRDIWFVGYTPEYTGAVWMGYDKPDSRHMLRNYSGQSAAFFGRVMGEALKGHPVTQFSEPKGYEPPVEEKPEEPVQATAPSGLSGSYSQDTQIVSLSWNAAEGDNVQYRVYRKESSEGSFRTIMEAMRGTSGEDTSPVAGKTYQYYVVAYGADGKESAASNTISVEIPAETTPIDQQPGNDPNQDGTVPDNGENIDGQNGTDQGNTLPGGTDNGTGSEQAPTSPGGNNGNGTGGTGNSNDNFGNGNDTNQGNGQTTTPDSGITDENTMTNPENTDASTTGAIMDGSQEGKSNGHSNSNRGRHNRD; encoded by the coding sequence ATGCCAAACGATTCATTGTCCAGATCCGGCAATCGCAATAGAAACACATCTAAAGAGAAGCCGAAGGGCAAGAAAAAGAAAATAACAGGTAAGCGAGTTGGGTGGACGCTGTTTATTACAGCAGCATTAGCCATATTTTGTGCACTTGGTGGTTATTTATTTGTCATGGTTAATGGCGAAAAAATCTACAAAGCCAACAAGGACAAAATTACTGTGAACGAGACATCAAAGGTTTATGACCGCAACGGTGTGCTTATGGGTGAGCTGTCTGTGCAAAAAAGTGATCCTGTGAAAAGTGAAGAAATTCCACCGTTGCTCAAAAAAGCTTTTATTGCAACCGAGGATAAGCGTTTTATGGAGCATCAAGGAGTTGATATTTGGTCTATCGGTCGGGCGGCAGTGAAGGATATCGTTGCTCGTTCTGCGGTGGAGGGCGGTAGTACGCTGACTCAGCAGTTGGCCAAAAACTTGTTTTTGACACGTGACAAAACCTTTTTCCGTAAAGCGACAGAGGTATCCATCGCAATGGCGCTGGAGCGGAATTTGACTAAAGATGAAATTATTACGCTATATCTGAATCGGATTTGGTTTGGACGCTCATATTCTGGAATAAAGGCAGCGTCGGAAGGCTATTTTGGAGTGTCAAACCTAAACGAATTAAAGTTGTGGCAAGTCGCTACACTGGCGGCTATTCCGAAAGGGCCATCCAAGTATAACCCGATCAGTAACCCTGAAAACTCAAAGGCCCGGCGTGCTGTGGTTCTCCAGCTGATGTTTGAGCAGGGAATGATTGGAAAGCAGGAAATGGAAGAAGCCAAAGCTATAAATTACGATTACAAACAACCGGAAAAAGTACAAAAGTATCAAAATTTTATGGAATATGTCATGGATGAGGCAGAGGATGCCTTGCCAGGAGTCAGCGGTAATGATCTGATTATTGGCGGTTATAAAATTCATACGACAATGGATGCTCAGGCTCAAAATGCGCTGGATCAAGCGATGGCGGATGATGATATGTTCGAAAAAAGTCCCGACGATCAGCCTGTCCAAGCCTCAATGGTTATTATCAATAACCAGACAGGTGGTATTGCCGCGATGGCACCCGGACGGGATTACAAAAAGGGAACCTTTAATCGTGCGACGCAGAGCCGCAGACAGCCAGGGTCGGCCTTTAAGCCGATTGTAGCCTATGCGCCAGCTCTTGAATCCGGTAAATTTACGATAGATACTCCTTTGAGTAACGAACGGCAAAGTTTTAACGGATACAGTCCGAAAAACTTGCATGGTTACTCTTCCACCATCAGCATGATGGATGCCATTACGAAGTCTGAAAATATACCACCTGTATGGTTGTTGAACCAAATCGGTGTGGAAAAAGGGGTTCAATTCGCCGAGAGCGTAGGCATACCGATGGACAAAAATGATCACTCGCTTGCTATCGCATTGGGAGGATTAAGCAAAGGAACAAATACCCTTGAAATGGCGCAGGCTTACAGCGCTTTTGCCAATAAAGGACAATTCCAAAAAGCTTACTCCATTAAGCAAATTAACAATAGTGATGATCAAGTGGTTTATACTCATAATGAGGAATCCAAATCTGTTATGAGTGAGAAAACGGCTTATGAAATGACAAAAATGATGCAAAATGTGGTCAATAGCGGTACAGGTCGCAAAGCACGTATCGACTGGCCTGTAGCTGGTAAAACGGGTACGACCCAAAGTGGAATCAGTGGTAACAGTGGTAACCGGGACATTTGGTTTGTCGGTTATACGCCGGAATATACCGGAGCGGTATGGATGGGGTATGACAAGCCAGATAGCAGGCATATGTTGAGAAACTACAGCGGCCAGTCAGCGGCCTTCTTCGGAAGGGTTATGGGTGAAGCACTCAAGGGACACCCAGTGACGCAATTTAGCGAGCCGAAGGGATATGAACCACCCGTTGAGGAGAAGCCAGAAGAGCCAGTTCAGGCCACCGCTCCAAGCGGACTGAGCGGGTCGTATAGTCAGGATACCCAAATTGTATCGTTGTCTTGGAATGCGGCTGAGGGAGATAATGTGCAATACCGTGTGTATCGTAAAGAATCTTCCGAAGGAAGTTTCCGGACGATTATGGAGGCGATGAGAGGCACGAGTGGTGAAGATACGTCTCCTGTAGCTGGAAAGACGTATCAATACTATGTCGTAGCTTATGGAGCGGATGGTAAAGAATCCGCAGCTTCCAACACGATTAGCGTAGAAATTCCAGCAGAAACTACTCCGATAGATCAGCAGCCAGGAAACGATCCTAATCAGGATGGAACCGTACCGGATAATGGCGAGAATATAGACGGTCAGAATGGCACGGACCAGGGGAATACACTTCCTGGAGGAACCGATAACGGTACTGGTTCTGAACAAGCTCCAACGTCTCCTGGAGGTAACAATGGAAATGGTACTGGAGGCACAGGAAACAGTAATGACAATTTTGGTAACGGAAACGATACAAATCAGGGGAATGGTCAGACGACTACACCGGATTCAGGTATAACTGATGAAAATACTATGACCAATCCAGAAAATACAGATGCATCTACCACAGGTGCTATAATGGATGGAAGTCAGGAAGGCAAATCCAACGGTCATTCCAACTCCAATCGGGGACGTCACAACCGGGATTAG